From a single Bacillus sp. BGMRC 2118 genomic region:
- a CDS encoding ATP-binding cassette domain-containing protein, translating to MFSVLRKLSWFFKDNWKRYTVAISLLILVSALEVIPPKIYGIAIDAIHLGTLTSNNLFKHIGLLLLITFMMYGLTYVWMYKLFGGAFVLERLQRSKLMSHFLKMTPTFYERNRTGDLMARSTNDLKAIAQTAGFGILTLVDSFFFMFIIIFTMGFFISWKLTIASILPLPIMAIVINIYGKKVHARFTAAQDAFGDLNDNVLESIAGVRVIRAYVQEHADVERFDSLTEEVFNKNIKVAKINALFDPTIKILVGISYLIGLGYGAYLVFHQQLTLGELVSFNVYLGMLIWPMFAVGELINIMQQGNASLDRVMETLSYEADVKDDLTPLDIKQPERIEFKHVTFQYPSSSFANLVDVNLTLNKGQTLGIVGKTGSGKTTLIKQLLREYPLGEGEILISSVPINKIPVERLQSWIGYVPQQHILFSRTVKENILFGKPNGTERDVEHAIEQAAFKKDLEMLPEGLQTLVGEKGVALSGGQKQRISIARALLINPEILILDDSLSAVDAKTEATIIENIQNERAGKTTIISTHRLSAVQHADWIIVFDEGKIAEEGTHEQLIGKDGWYKEQWVRQQVEEALGTEEVRA from the coding sequence ATGTTTTCAGTATTACGTAAATTAAGCTGGTTCTTTAAAGATAACTGGAAGAGATATACCGTGGCCATTTCATTATTAATACTTGTGAGTGCGTTGGAGGTAATTCCGCCTAAAATATACGGTATCGCGATTGACGCCATTCATTTAGGGACATTAACGTCTAACAATTTATTCAAGCATATAGGATTATTATTGCTAATTACTTTTATGATGTATGGCCTGACATATGTATGGATGTATAAGCTTTTTGGTGGGGCATTTGTGTTAGAACGATTACAACGTTCGAAGTTAATGAGCCATTTCTTAAAAATGACACCAACCTTTTATGAGAGAAATCGTACGGGTGACTTAATGGCCCGTTCTACAAATGATTTAAAGGCAATTGCCCAAACAGCAGGATTTGGTATTTTAACACTTGTTGATTCATTTTTCTTCATGTTTATTATTATTTTTACGATGGGATTTTTCATCAGCTGGAAATTAACGATTGCATCTATCTTGCCACTGCCAATCATGGCAATTGTGATTAATATATATGGAAAAAAGGTGCACGCGCGATTTACGGCTGCCCAGGATGCTTTTGGTGATTTAAACGATAATGTACTTGAATCTATTGCAGGAGTCAGGGTAATACGTGCCTATGTTCAGGAGCATGCAGATGTTGAGCGCTTTGATTCCTTAACCGAAGAAGTGTTTAACAAAAACATAAAAGTAGCAAAGATCAATGCGCTGTTTGATCCAACCATTAAGATACTTGTGGGAATTAGCTATTTGATTGGTTTAGGATATGGAGCATATTTAGTGTTTCATCAGCAGCTGACTCTCGGTGAACTTGTTTCCTTTAATGTGTATCTTGGGATGTTAATATGGCCTATGTTTGCTGTTGGTGAATTAATTAATATCATGCAGCAAGGAAATGCGTCTTTAGATCGAGTCATGGAGACGTTATCTTATGAAGCAGATGTTAAAGATGATTTAACACCACTAGATATTAAACAACCAGAGCGTATTGAATTTAAGCATGTAACGTTTCAATATCCTTCGTCATCATTTGCAAACTTAGTGGATGTAAACCTCACATTAAATAAAGGTCAAACGCTTGGGATTGTCGGGAAGACTGGAAGTGGTAAAACGACACTTATTAAGCAGTTATTGCGTGAGTATCCACTTGGTGAAGGTGAGATTCTTATTTCTAGTGTACCTATTAATAAGATTCCAGTTGAACGATTGCAAAGCTGGATTGGTTATGTACCTCAGCAACATATTTTATTTTCGAGAACAGTAAAGGAAAATATATTGTTTGGTAAACCTAATGGAACGGAACGTGATGTTGAACATGCCATAGAACAGGCAGCCTTTAAAAAGGATTTAGAAATGCTGCCAGAAGGGTTACAAACACTTGTTGGTGAGAAAGGTGTAGCACTATCTGGTGGACAAAAGCAACGAATATCAATTGCTAGAGCGTTGCTTATAAACCCGGAGATTTTAATATTAGACGATTCATTGTCGGCTGTAGATGCCAAAACGGAAGCAACAATTATCGAAAATATTCAAAACGAGCGTGCAGGGAAAACAACTATTATTTCAACACACCGTTTATCTGCAGTTCAGCATGCAGATTGGATTATTGTATTTGACGAAGGGAAAATTGCAGAAGAAGGTACACATGAACAATTAATAGGCAAAGATGGCTGGTACAAAGAACAATGGGTTAGACAGCAAGTAGAAGAAGCATTAGGAACAGAGGAGGTGAGAGCATGA
- a CDS encoding ABC transporter ATP-binding protein, with translation MSVTKRLFQYAMLYKKTIIFALMMLSISVAAELSGPFIAKQMIDKHILGIELPWHETDQTDKDTVNYNGKLYKRSDHVASGEKGKEVRVLQVGRNYYFVNSPIEFDGVRTFKDGTLTITRDGNVAEYPADKLSGTALLGFYTPEIDNILWLMGLYFGLVIVSSIFQYGQRVFLQVSANRIIQRMRKDVFRHIQRLSINYFDNLPAGKVVSRVTNDTEAIRDLFVTVLSTFFTGVIYITGIYIALFLLDVRLAAICLILVPILIVWIIIYRKYASKYNHIIRSTLSDINGMINESIQGMTIIQAFKRQKETTKEFEVMNDKYFTYQNKLLNLNSLTSHNLVFVLRNLAFVALIWYFGGASLEIGTVISIGVLYAFVDYLNRLFQPITGIVNQLAMLEQALVASERVFELLDEEGVDVSEDTIPRYKGDVQFDHVSFGYKEGEYVLKDIDFKANQGETVALVGHTGSGKSSIMNLLFRFYDVLEGKILIDGQDIQSLTKQQVRKHMGIVLQDPFLFTGTIASNVSLDDPSISREKVIKALKDVGADRFIENLPGGYDEPVIEKGSTLSAGQRQLISFARALAFDPAILILDEATASIDTETESIIQEALEVLKKGRTTFIIAHRLSTIKNADQILVLDKGSIVERGNHDELMEHGGRYYQMYQLQQGAILAG, from the coding sequence ATGAGTGTAACAAAACGTTTATTTCAATATGCAATGCTGTATAAAAAGACAATCATTTTTGCTCTCATGATGCTCTCTATTTCAGTTGCTGCAGAGTTATCAGGTCCATTTATTGCAAAGCAGATGATTGATAAGCACATCTTAGGAATCGAACTACCATGGCATGAGACAGATCAGACAGATAAAGACACAGTGAACTATAATGGAAAGTTATATAAACGCTCTGACCACGTTGCAAGTGGTGAAAAGGGCAAAGAAGTACGGGTACTCCAAGTCGGAAGAAACTATTACTTTGTCAATTCTCCAATTGAGTTTGACGGAGTGAGAACGTTTAAGGACGGAACCCTTACGATTACACGAGATGGTAATGTGGCAGAGTATCCAGCCGATAAGCTGAGTGGAACAGCTCTACTAGGGTTTTATACACCTGAAATTGATAATATACTTTGGCTCATGGGCTTATATTTCGGATTAGTGATCGTTTCTTCTATCTTTCAATACGGGCAGCGAGTCTTTTTACAAGTATCCGCTAATCGTATTATTCAACGGATGAGGAAGGATGTCTTTAGACATATCCAACGATTGTCGATTAACTATTTCGATAACCTTCCAGCAGGGAAAGTGGTATCTCGCGTAACAAATGATACAGAAGCCATTCGAGATTTATTTGTGACGGTATTGTCCACCTTCTTTACAGGTGTCATTTATATTACCGGTATCTATATTGCGCTCTTCTTATTAGATGTAAGACTGGCAGCAATATGTTTAATCCTAGTACCAATCCTAATCGTATGGATTATCATTTATCGTAAATACGCATCCAAATACAATCATATTATTCGATCTACGCTAAGTGATATTAATGGAATGATCAATGAAAGTATTCAAGGTATGACGATTATTCAAGCTTTTAAGCGTCAAAAAGAAACAACAAAAGAGTTTGAAGTGATGAATGACAAGTACTTTACGTATCAAAATAAACTATTGAACTTAAACTCACTTACTTCACATAACTTGGTGTTTGTGCTAAGAAACTTAGCATTCGTTGCGTTGATTTGGTACTTCGGCGGTGCTTCACTCGAAATAGGAACAGTTATCTCAATAGGTGTGCTGTATGCCTTTGTTGATTATTTAAACCGTTTATTTCAGCCGATCACAGGAATCGTCAATCAATTAGCAATGCTAGAGCAGGCACTAGTGGCTTCAGAAAGAGTATTCGAACTTTTGGATGAAGAAGGTGTCGATGTTTCAGAAGATACTATTCCTAGATACAAAGGTGATGTTCAGTTCGATCATGTTTCCTTCGGATATAAAGAAGGAGAATATGTGTTGAAGGATATTGACTTTAAGGCAAATCAAGGAGAAACAGTTGCACTTGTTGGTCATACAGGGTCAGGTAAAAGCTCAATCATGAATCTTTTATTCCGTTTTTATGACGTGTTGGAAGGTAAGATTTTAATCGATGGCCAGGATATCCAAAGCTTAACGAAGCAGCAAGTACGAAAGCATATGGGAATTGTGCTGCAGGATCCATTCTTGTTCACAGGTACGATTGCTTCTAACGTAAGTTTAGATGATCCATCTATCTCGCGTGAAAAAGTGATAAAAGCATTAAAGGATGTTGGAGCAGATCGGTTTATTGAGAACCTACCTGGAGGGTACGATGAACCTGTAATTGAAAAGGGAAGTACATTGTCAGCCGGACAACGTCAGCTCATTTCTTTTGCAAGAGCATTAGCATTTGATCCAGCCATCTTAATACTAGATGAAGCAACTGCTTCCATTGATACAGAGACTGAGTCCATTATTCAGGAAGCATTAGAAGTGCTTAAGAAGGGACGTACGACCTTTATTATTGCACACAGACTATCAACCATTAAAAATGCCGATCAAATTCTTGTGTTAGATAAAGGAAGCATTGTTGAACGAGGGAACCATGATGAACTTATGGAACATGGTGGTCGTTATTATCAAATGTATCAGTTACAGCAGGGGGCAATCTTAGCAGGATAG
- a CDS encoding DUF3219 family protein, with product MVTEIQLNDTKINITRYDEKKIDGKTQISLTFYVTSEDYHDIATLLYEGTFDVIVVERHLKFRGTIQEYSTSITNLYEKGQIGEYKLTLKEVE from the coding sequence ATGGTTACAGAAATTCAACTAAATGATACTAAAATTAATATCACACGATATGATGAAAAAAAGATAGATGGTAAAACTCAGATATCGTTAACTTTTTATGTTACAAGTGAAGACTACCATGATATAGCAACGTTATTATACGAAGGAACATTTGATGTAATCGTAGTCGAGAGACATCTTAAGTTCCGCGGAACGATTCAAGAATATTCAACATCAATTACGAATCTATACGAAAAAGGGCAAATTGGTGAATATAAACTGACTTTGAAAGAAGTGGAATAA
- a CDS encoding LLM class flavin-dependent oxidoreductase — MKLSILDQSPISTNQTANEALQESMNLARIGETLGYSRYWIAEHHAMPGLACSAPEVMLGYIGANTKNIRIGSGAVLLPYYKPYKVAETYHMLATLFPNRIDVGIGRAPGGPAEATNALSDNYLEHVYKMPDLVNELIKYIDNEGTELEASPIPQISPDLWILGTSRKSGNFAAENGLAYSFGQFMSDENGAEIVQQYRKSFQPRKKGQKPYVIMALSVICAETTQKAEEIALSSIVWELQNESMKGNKGVPSVDEAKQILFNLRNPKSIERIKKKMIIGTPNEVKRKIVEIQSHVLADEIMILTITYSSKDKYQSYRLIAEQFIK, encoded by the coding sequence ATGAAATTAAGCATTTTAGATCAGTCTCCCATTTCAACTAATCAAACGGCAAATGAAGCATTACAGGAATCCATGAATCTCGCACGCATAGGGGAGACATTAGGATATTCACGTTATTGGATTGCTGAACATCATGCAATGCCAGGGCTTGCATGCTCCGCGCCCGAGGTCATGTTAGGGTATATTGGAGCAAATACAAAAAATATACGAATTGGCTCTGGAGCGGTTTTATTGCCATACTATAAGCCGTATAAAGTAGCAGAAACCTATCACATGTTAGCTACTCTATTTCCTAATCGAATTGATGTAGGGATTGGAAGGGCACCGGGTGGTCCTGCTGAAGCAACAAATGCATTATCGGATAACTATTTGGAACATGTCTATAAAATGCCTGATTTAGTTAATGAATTAATTAAATACATAGATAATGAAGGGACCGAATTAGAGGCTTCTCCGATACCGCAAATTAGTCCTGATCTATGGATCTTAGGTACAAGTAGAAAAAGTGGGAATTTTGCTGCGGAAAACGGTTTAGCCTATAGTTTCGGACAATTTATGAGTGATGAAAACGGAGCAGAAATCGTCCAACAATATCGTAAGTCATTTCAACCAAGAAAAAAAGGGCAAAAACCATACGTCATTATGGCTTTATCAGTTATATGTGCAGAAACTACTCAAAAAGCAGAAGAAATTGCTTTAAGTTCAATTGTTTGGGAACTACAAAATGAGAGTATGAAAGGAAACAAAGGAGTTCCTTCTGTTGATGAGGCAAAACAAATTCTATTCAATCTACGTAATCCAAAGTCTATTGAAAGAATAAAAAAGAAAATGATTATAGGTACTCCTAATGAGGTGAAAAGGAAAATAGTAGAAATTCAATCTCATGTATTAGCAGATGAAATCATGATTTTAACTATCACTTATTCATCAAAGGATAAGTATCAATCATATCGATTAATCGCAGAACAATTTATTAAATGA
- a CDS encoding type 1 glutamine amidotransferase, which translates to MGKKIATIITDLFEDVEYTEPAEAFKEAGYEIITIDKEPGGEITGKKGEKVKIDKGIGEVNHLDFDALLIPGGFSPDLLREDDRFGEFAKAFIQEGKPVFAICHGPQVLIDTDLLKGVDITGYKSIRKDLINAGANYIDEEVVVSHNIVTSRFPDDIPAFNRESLKLLAE; encoded by the coding sequence ATGGGCAAAAAAATCGCAACAATCATAACAGACTTATTTGAAGATGTAGAATACACAGAACCAGCAGAAGCATTTAAGGAAGCTGGCTACGAGATCATCACAATTGACAAAGAGCCAGGTGGAGAAATCACTGGAAAAAAAGGTGAAAAAGTAAAAATTGATAAAGGGATTGGAGAAGTTAATCATCTAGACTTTGATGCCCTGCTAATACCAGGCGGCTTCTCTCCAGACCTATTACGCGAAGATGACCGTTTCGGTGAATTCGCAAAAGCCTTTATTCAAGAAGGCAAACCTGTTTTTGCTATTTGCCATGGACCACAAGTGCTAATCGATACAGACCTTCTAAAAGGAGTCGACATAACTGGTTACAAATCAATTCGCAAAGATTTAATAAATGCAGGCGCAAACTACATAGATGAAGAAGTTGTGGTGAGCCATAATATTGTGACTAGCCGTTTCCCGGATGATATTCCTGCATTTAATCGCGAATCCTTAAAATTGTTAGCTGAATAA
- a CDS encoding SDR family oxidoreductase translates to MLLKGKRVVVLGGTSGIGLSTAKAFLDQSAQVIIASRSDSKLSQAKQALGGNVEGYEIDFRSEEKTAEFFKKVGKFDHLVVTAGEGTMGHFSDLPAASAKEAFDSKFWGQYHAVRAALPYLHPESSITLTSGVYGVRPPKGASTLAAINSAIEGLVRGLSVDLAPIRVNVVSPGIVDTPIYAGMPEDQRQELFNGIAQQLPVGRIAQPADIAESYVYLAKNGFTTGAVVLIDGGAHLV, encoded by the coding sequence ATGTTATTAAAAGGAAAACGCGTAGTTGTTTTAGGTGGTACTTCCGGTATCGGATTATCAACTGCCAAAGCATTTCTTGATCAATCTGCTCAAGTGATCATTGCCAGCCGTTCTGATTCAAAATTATCTCAAGCAAAACAAGCGCTTGGGGGGAATGTGGAAGGGTACGAAATCGATTTTCGCAGTGAAGAAAAAACAGCAGAGTTTTTTAAAAAGGTGGGAAAATTTGATCACCTTGTTGTAACAGCAGGGGAAGGTACGATGGGCCATTTTAGCGATCTGCCTGCTGCAAGTGCTAAAGAGGCTTTTGACAGTAAGTTCTGGGGGCAATACCATGCCGTCCGTGCCGCACTTCCGTACTTGCATCCTGAAAGCTCAATCACTTTAACCTCGGGTGTGTATGGTGTCCGTCCTCCTAAAGGCGCTTCTACATTGGCGGCGATCAACTCAGCTATCGAAGGCTTGGTTCGGGGACTTTCCGTAGATCTTGCTCCTATTAGGGTAAACGTTGTTTCACCAGGTATTGTTGACACTCCTATCTATGCTGGAATGCCAGAAGATCAGCGTCAAGAGCTGTTTAACGGAATTGCACAGCAGCTGCCTGTAGGACGGATTGCACAGCCTGCAGACATAGCTGAGTCTTATGTGTACTTAGCAAAAAATGGATTTACGACTGGTGCAGTTGTTCTAATTGATGGCGGAGCTCATTTAGTTTAA
- a CDS encoding aldo/keto reductase produces MSLHDGTNRTKIKKAFEKRTVILPDGTSLPAIGQGTWYMGENPQLRENEIKALQTGIELGMTVIDTAEMYGNGGSERLVGEAIKGRREHVFLVSKVFPHNAGLDKIAKACENSLKRLGIDHLDLYLLHWRGSVPLSETIEGMEKLRQEGKIARWGVSNFDTVDMEELWNTAGGKKCMVNQVLYHIGSRGIDYNLLPWQRDHNMPIMAYSPLAQGGSLRRQLLTDPTIKEIAEKYNVQPLQIALAWTIRSGNVLSIPKAVQEEHVLANAEAAMIELTEADLNRLDELFPKPSRKMPLDII; encoded by the coding sequence ATGAGTTTACATGACGGAACGAATCGAACGAAAATTAAAAAGGCCTTTGAAAAGAGAACAGTAATATTGCCTGATGGAACTTCTCTGCCAGCTATTGGGCAAGGTACTTGGTACATGGGGGAAAACCCTCAACTGAGAGAAAATGAAATTAAAGCTTTACAGACCGGAATAGAATTAGGCATGACGGTAATCGATACGGCAGAAATGTATGGAAATGGTGGTTCTGAACGATTAGTGGGCGAAGCAATCAAAGGACGCAGAGAACATGTCTTTTTGGTATCGAAAGTGTTTCCTCATAACGCAGGCCTGGATAAGATTGCGAAAGCGTGTGAAAACAGTTTAAAACGCCTTGGAATAGACCATCTTGATTTGTACCTACTGCACTGGAGAGGCAGTGTTCCATTGTCAGAAACCATTGAAGGGATGGAGAAGCTGCGCCAGGAGGGGAAAATAGCAAGGTGGGGTGTCTCCAATTTTGATACCGTTGATATGGAAGAGTTATGGAACACCGCTGGTGGAAAAAAATGTATGGTCAATCAGGTACTGTATCATATAGGTTCAAGAGGTATTGATTATAATCTTCTGCCTTGGCAGCGGGATCATAACATGCCGATCATGGCCTATAGCCCACTAGCTCAAGGCGGTTCTTTAAGAAGACAGCTTTTAACAGATCCAACCATAAAAGAGATTGCAGAGAAATACAATGTCCAGCCTTTGCAAATCGCTCTTGCGTGGACAATCCGTTCAGGTAATGTTCTTTCGATACCAAAAGCTGTTCAAGAAGAACATGTACTGGCAAACGCTGAAGCGGCAATGATTGAATTAACGGAAGCGGATCTCAACAGACTTGACGAATTATTTCCGAAACCGTCCAGAAAAATGCCTTTGGATATTATATAA
- a CDS encoding acyl-CoA dehydrogenase, with product MTTEVLEDILRLQLKPLVRKIDREAYYPRDFLISIGKSGFFLSEGLSDQEIRLRYTGMIEQTAKVCMTTAFNLWCHLAALTFISKSSNTFIKKEILPLLENGETLGATGLSNSMKYYAGLEKLHLKAKRTDGGYIISGHLPAVSNLGKGHWFGVIAEAEKGQRIMSLLPSNAEGLILKEKRDYLGVNGSATYVCEFQNVYIPDKWMISEQADAFVSSIRPAFVLYQIPLGLGVTAASIESIQKVSNKQGGSNQYLRIQPDELLSEMQIIREKLYRMAESSDINQHWREIVELRLKVVELTAKSTHAAMLHQGGAGYLQHSDPSRRLREAYFLLNLTPTVKQLEKMLCS from the coding sequence ATGACTACAGAGGTATTGGAAGATATACTGAGGCTTCAGCTAAAGCCTCTTGTAAGGAAGATTGATCGTGAAGCGTATTACCCGCGTGACTTTTTAATTTCTATTGGTAAATCAGGTTTCTTCCTTTCAGAAGGGCTTTCCGATCAAGAAATTAGATTACGGTACACTGGTATGATTGAACAAACTGCAAAAGTCTGTATGACAACTGCCTTTAATCTGTGGTGTCATCTTGCGGCGCTTACCTTTATAAGTAAAAGCAGCAATACTTTTATAAAAAAAGAAATTTTGCCTTTGCTCGAAAACGGAGAGACGCTTGGAGCCACTGGTCTATCAAATTCTATGAAATACTACGCTGGACTAGAAAAACTTCATTTAAAAGCAAAGCGTACAGATGGAGGCTACATCATTTCTGGACATCTGCCTGCTGTTTCAAATTTAGGGAAAGGACATTGGTTTGGAGTGATCGCTGAAGCAGAAAAAGGACAGCGCATTATGTCACTGCTGCCTAGCAATGCAGAAGGATTAATTTTAAAAGAAAAGCGTGACTATTTAGGTGTTAATGGAAGTGCAACCTATGTTTGTGAATTTCAGAATGTATACATTCCTGATAAATGGATGATTTCGGAGCAAGCAGATGCATTTGTATCAAGCATTCGCCCTGCGTTTGTGCTTTATCAGATTCCGCTGGGACTTGGGGTAACAGCTGCATCGATTGAGTCCATCCAGAAGGTCTCGAATAAACAGGGGGGCTCCAACCAATATTTAAGAATACAGCCAGACGAGCTATTGTCTGAAATGCAGATAATTCGTGAAAAATTATATCGAATGGCAGAATCCTCAGATATTAACCAACATTGGCGAGAAATCGTCGAACTGCGTCTGAAAGTTGTCGAATTAACTGCTAAATCCACTCATGCAGCTATGCTCCATCAGGGAGGTGCAGGATATTTACAGCATAGTGACCCATCAAGAAGATTAAGAGAAGCCTATTTTCTTCTCAATCTAACACCAACCGTTAAGCAGTTGGAAAAAATGCTTTGCAGTTAA
- a CDS encoding amino acid ABC transporter substrate-binding protein, which produces MKKISMFLLIGLMVVLSACGGNDTKEEGKETKQDLLSSIQEKGEFLIGTEGTYPPFTFHDEKTGELTGFDVEIAREVAKRLGVKPVFQETAWDAMFAGLDAKRFDMIANQVGIREDRLEKYDFSDPYISSAAVLVTQKDNNTVTSFEDIKGLKAAQSLTSNYATIAKENGAELVGVEGLFQAIELLNSKRVDVTINDKLSILDFMNERPNADIKIVATAEDAAESGLMFRKGNETLVDEVNKALDEMKEDGTYSEISTKWFGEDVSK; this is translated from the coding sequence ATGAAAAAAATAAGTATGTTTTTATTAATCGGATTAATGGTTGTATTATCTGCATGTGGAGGAAATGACACAAAAGAAGAAGGTAAAGAAACGAAGCAGGATTTATTATCTTCCATCCAGGAGAAAGGTGAATTTTTAATTGGGACGGAAGGAACTTACCCACCGTTTACCTTTCATGATGAAAAAACAGGTGAGTTAACAGGTTTTGACGTAGAAATCGCTCGTGAAGTAGCAAAACGTCTAGGTGTGAAGCCAGTATTCCAAGAGACTGCATGGGACGCAATGTTTGCAGGATTAGATGCAAAACGCTTTGACATGATTGCCAATCAAGTAGGAATCAGAGAGGATCGATTGGAAAAATATGATTTTTCAGATCCGTATATATCTTCTGCTGCAGTGTTGGTAACGCAAAAAGATAACAACACTGTTACTTCCTTTGAGGACATTAAAGGTTTAAAAGCTGCACAGTCATTAACAAGTAACTATGCAACAATTGCAAAGGAGAATGGGGCAGAGTTAGTCGGAGTAGAAGGATTGTTCCAGGCTATCGAATTGTTGAATTCTAAACGTGTAGATGTAACGATTAATGATAAGTTATCAATATTAGATTTTATGAATGAAAGACCGAATGCCGATATTAAAATTGTCGCAACTGCTGAGGATGCAGCAGAGAGTGGATTAATGTTCCGTAAAGGTAATGAGACATTAGTCGACGAAGTAAATAAGGCATTAGATGAAATGAAAGAAGACGGAACATACTCAGAGATTTCAACGAAATGGTTTGGTGAAGATGTATCTAAGTAA
- a CDS encoding amino acid ABC transporter permease: MYLSNIFSNPERLDKVADILVSSLLPMVEGALYYTIPLTIISFSLGMVIALLTALARISKNVILSPIARVYVSIIRGTPLLVQLFIIFYGLPSVGITINPFLSAVIGFSLSVGAYASEIIRAAIQSTPKGQWEAAYSVGMNYVQAMRRIILPQASRVSIPPLSNSFISLVKDTSLASLILVTEMFRKAQEIAAQTYEFLFLYIEAAFLYWIICLLLSVIQGRIERKLDRYVAR, from the coding sequence ATGTATCTAAGTAACATTTTTTCAAATCCAGAGAGACTAGATAAAGTTGCAGATATTTTAGTAAGCTCCCTTTTACCAATGGTAGAAGGGGCTCTCTATTATACCATTCCTTTGACAATTATTTCATTCTCACTTGGAATGGTAATTGCCTTATTGACTGCACTAGCCCGCATATCAAAAAATGTGATATTGTCTCCTATAGCTAGAGTATATGTGTCAATTATTAGAGGCACGCCGTTATTAGTTCAATTGTTTATTATTTTCTATGGGTTACCTTCTGTTGGAATTACAATCAATCCATTTCTTTCCGCGGTTATTGGATTTTCATTAAGTGTCGGAGCGTATGCATCAGAAATTATACGTGCAGCCATACAATCCACACCGAAAGGACAATGGGAAGCTGCCTATTCAGTTGGAATGAATTATGTGCAAGCAATGAGAAGAATTATATTGCCACAGGCTTCGCGCGTATCGATTCCACCATTATCAAACTCATTTATTAGTTTAGTTAAAGATACATCTCTTGCATCACTAATCTTAGTCACAGAAATGTTTAGAAAAGCACAAGAGATTGCAGCACAGACATATGAATTTTTATTTCTTTATATTGAGGCTGCTTTTTTATATTGGATTATCTGTCTTCTCTTATCTGTTATTCAAGGAAGAATTGAACGAAAACTTGATCGTTATGTAGCAAGATAA
- a CDS encoding amino acid ABC transporter ATP-binding protein, whose translation MIEIQDLHKQFGDLQVLKGISLNVEKGKVVVVIGPSGSGKTTLLRCLNILETPTSGVIQIAKSQLNFSQRVNRNDILSFRKLTGMVFQGYNLFPHLTVLQNVMEGPVTVKKVSKKEARQKAEELLIKVGLKEKMEDYPYQLSGGQQQRVGIARALAMEPEVMLFDEPTSALDPELVGEVLKVMKDLASEGMTMVVVTHEMRFAKEVADEVIFMDQGVIIESGAPSELFHEPKEERTRQFLNLIQA comes from the coding sequence ATGATTGAAATTCAAGATTTACATAAACAATTTGGTGATTTACAAGTACTAAAAGGAATTAGCCTAAATGTTGAAAAGGGTAAGGTAGTCGTTGTAATTGGTCCTTCAGGCTCTGGGAAAACAACCTTATTACGATGCTTAAATATACTGGAGACCCCGACATCGGGTGTAATTCAAATAGCAAAGTCTCAGTTGAATTTTTCACAACGAGTGAATAGAAATGATATCTTATCCTTTCGTAAATTAACAGGCATGGTGTTTCAAGGATACAATCTCTTTCCACATTTAACGGTATTACAAAATGTAATGGAAGGACCCGTTACAGTGAAAAAGGTATCCAAAAAGGAAGCAAGACAAAAGGCAGAAGAGTTGCTGATTAAAGTAGGATTAAAAGAAAAAATGGAAGACTATCCTTATCAGCTCTCAGGAGGACAACAGCAACGGGTAGGAATCGCAAGAGCACTTGCGATGGAACCTGAAGTGATGCTCTTTGATGAACCAACTTCGGCATTAGATCCTGAATTAGTAGGCGAAGTATTAAAAGTAATGAAGGATTTAGCAAGTGAAGGAATGACAATGGTTGTTGTCACTCATGAAATGAGGTTCGCCAAAGAAGTAGCGGATGAAGTCATTTTTATGGACCAAGGTGTGATTATTGAAAGTGGAGCTCCGTCTGAGCTATTTCATGAACCTAAGGAAGAAAGAACAAGACAGTTTTTAAACCTTATACAAGCATAA